The Chitinophaga caeni genome segment CCATTGCCCCTGCTGGGCCTATGGGACCAGTTGCACCTGTAGGTCCGGGCACGCCTTGTACTCCTTGCGGACCGGCAGGGCCTGTAGCTCCCGGGTCTCCCTGGTCCCCTTTAGGACCTTGCGGCCCCGCAGGCCCGGGATCCCCTTGATCGCCCTTATCCCCTTTATCGCCTTTAACACCGTTAGCTGAATATAATGCGAACGGCACAGCTAATAAAGGCGAAGTTCCGAGCACGGCATAACTGCTGCTACCCACGGCTACTTCTACCTTCAGATATTGATTGGCATTATTCCATGGAACACTGTTGAAGGTTCCGGTTTGCGCTGCTCCTTTCCCGATCTGTAGATTAAATAACCCAAGGCTATTAGTTATTACATCGTGCATTTCCTGGTATTGAACCGGCCCAGCCGAAGAGCCTCCCAAAATGGAAATTCTTACCGATAACGCTTGATTAGAGAGCACGGTTCCATTTGCATTTCGTGCCACCGCCTGGTAGTTGATGCCCGAAAAGCTGTTTTGAGCTTTAGCTAAGCCCCAAGAGCTGGATAGAAATATAAGTAGGATTAAAATTCGTCTCATTTTGTTGATTTTTTAGTTTGGGGTTGAATGGTAGATTTGGTTGGAGTTGCTGCATTAGCTTTAGGTTCGCTCATTCCCCCCTGCATTTCCGGGGCTTTCGCTTTTTCTGCCGATTGATTAAGCTCTGCGGCTTTTTTCTTAGCTTGCTCGCCGTTCATCGCGGAAGGTAGTTGCGTATTGGAACTTGCTTTGGATTGAGCAGCGGCTTTACGGGCAGGGGCAGGGCTCGAGGGCCTATAATTAGTGAAAATCTGTTCCCGGATAGGTCTGCTCGGATCGAATTTCATCTTTTCTTCCGGTTTTATATTCAACTTGCGGATATCTTCATCGAAAGAATTGAATAGTAAATATTTAGTAGATGCTTTGCCCTTGGATTGGCCTTTTGCATAGACCGACATCAAGCAAACAATAGCTAATGACATGAGTAGTTTCATTTTCATATTCCAGTTTATTTGGGTGTAGAGAATGTTTGTTTTATAAGTTGATAGTAGACATTAATCTGCATACATATTGACTAACAATCCTAGCTTAAAAGTTCGGGTTTGGTACATGGTTCCGTCTGTAGGCATGATATAGGCCATATTAATCTCGAAGGGTTTCAACCGGAAGCCCGCTCCTAGGGAAGCATGTTGCCTGTGACCCTTCAATTCATTTTCATAAAAATATCCGGCCCTGATAAAAAGCTGCTCCCGGTAAGCATATTCCACACCGGTAGCGAAGGTCAACTCCTTGATCTCTTCTTTGAACCCGCCCGGAGCATCTCCAAACGAGCTAAATATAGATTCTACGACGCTCCTGTCCGGATCTTTTCCCTTGATGATCACATCCGTAGGAAATCCTTGATCATCAAGCTCGTATTGCGGTGGGGTAGGTATTAATAATTTATTGATATCCAGTGCGATAGTAAATGTGTGTTCAGTTGTATGGACGAAGGTATAACCCCCGCCGATCTTCAGATTCATCGGTAGGAATGTTTTCTTATTATCATCATCCGAATAACTTAATTTCGAACCGATGTTAGAAAAACTGATCCCCCAGCAATACCGGTTACCAAAATCTATATGATCTGCATAATTTTGGTAGTAAAACCCAACATCACCCGCCACGGCGCTGGCCGCTTTCTGCTGGATGCCGTTATAAGTACCTTCACCTAAATCACTGCGGATATAGCGTAACGATACTCCCAACGAATAATGATCACCTAATTTCCGCGCATAGGTCGCATCTATAGCGAATTCGCGCGGCTTGTAATTGGAAAGTTGCTGACCATTATCATCGCGGAAGGTGACCGTTCCGTGCGACATGTACCGCAACGAGGCCCCGATAGCTTCCTTGCCGTTAAAGCTTTTGAATCCGGATAAATAAGCCACGGCAGATTGCGTGTTATCATTATTCAGCTCATATAGCCATGGAGAATAGGATGCGCCGATGCCCCAATCGCCGGCGAAGGCTATTTTAGCGGAGTTGCCCAACAGGTCATTGACATTGGGGGCAATCCCCGTCATGGCACTTCCGACAGCGCTCGTTCTAGGGTCGGGGTTGATCATTAAGAAAGGAGCGCCAACCTGCAAAGAATTGGGAGCCGATTTTTGGGCGACCAGGGACAATGCCGGTAAGCATACCATGCCCAGGACACAAACTGATCTGTAGAAATATTTCATATTGGATGATTTAGATGCCGGGCAGACATCGGTATATGATTATTGGATGACGATTTTATCGGTGTAGACCTTACCATCGACCTTGAGAATAACGGTGTAAATACCACTGGCGAATTGATCTGCCGGCACTGGTATCAAGACTTTACCGGTTCCATATTGCCTGATGTCTTGAAAGATGATTTGTCCCGCGGCGTTCATAATAATCACGGTAGTAGTAGCTTCCCGCGCCAAATCGAACTGAATTTTCATGGTAGTCTTCACCGGGTTGGGAAATATCATGAAGTTGGTTACAATAGGGATACCGAGGGGAGGCCTTGGTATTATCTCCGGTTGATGAAAGCCTTGGCTAAGCATCCGGTTGCCCGAAGAAAGCGTTAAAATTGCGAAATCACCGATGGTATATTCATATAAAACACCGTTTGCGATGGCAGTGCCGCCAGTACTGGCTACAACTTCACGCACGAGTTGCAACTCGAATTGAGCCTTGGTCGGTTTCGATAGTAATAACAGGTTGAGCAGCAAACAAATACAGGAGGGTAGAAGTTTGGACTTCATGCTTGGATAGATTTAAATAAAAATGAAACAGATTAGATTATTTAACAGCTTATATGCCCTTTGGTGCCGGGCGGATAAAATATAGATTACCGTGCCAGGGCAAGAATATCAGCATTATTAGCTATTAATATTTATACAGTTACAATTAAATAGTAAAAATAAGGTTGACACATTCTGATTATAGGGTTTAATTAGAATAGGTCATATTCGATTATCAGATTCTACTTACCATTAATAGGTATAAAATTAATAATTATAAACCCATTACATATAATCTACCGGCTTAAAAATGATAACTGGCTGCAAACACCTGAAAACTGGAAGAAAATAACCGGTTCCATGACAAATATGTTGTAAGTAATAGCTAATTTTGCGCCTTCACTACAAACAAGGGTAGTTTAGGATAAGGTTATCGATATTTCGCAGCATTACCAATGATTTAACAATTAAACAAATTACTTGGTTTTATTTGTAAATAAAAAAATCTTACCTTTGCCCCCCAAATTGCATTATTTTTAGTCATTTTATAATTATGGCAGACTTACGATTTCAAAGAAATATTGGTATTGCGGCGCATATCGATGCCGGTAAAACCACTACCACAGAGCGTATCCTGTATTATACAGGTAAAACCCACAAGATAGGTGAGGTTCACGAAGGTGCAGCTACCATGGACTGGATGGCGCAAGAACAAGAGAGAGGTATTACCATCACATCGGCTGCAACTACTTGTTTCTGGAACTTCCCTACCGATCAAGGACAAGTTACGCCTGATACTAAAAGTTTTAAATTTAACATCATTGACACGCCAGGTCACGTGGACTTTACCGTAGAGGTAGAGCGTTCCCTTCGTGTATTGGACGGTTTGGTGGCTTTGTTCTGTGCCGTATCCGGTGTAGAACCACAGTCTGAAACCGTTTGGCGTCAAGCAAACCGTTACCGTGTACCACGTATCGGTTTCGTAAACAAGATGGACCGCTCCGGTGCCGACTTCTTGAACGTTGTAAAACAAGTTAAAGAAATGTTGGGCGCAAATCCTGTTCCTTTAGTATTACCTATCGGGGCAGAAGATTCTTTCAAGGGCGTGGTTGACTTGATTACCATGAAAGGTATTATCTGGGATGAAGCTGGTAAAGGTGCTACCTACCAGGAAATCGAAATCCCCGAGGATATGAAAGCAGAAGCTGAAGAGTGGAGAGGTAAATTGGTGGAAGCCGTTGCTGAATACGATGACACTTTGATGGAGAAATTCTTCGAAGATCCTAACTCGATCTCTGAAAATGAAATCCACGAAGCGATCCGTAAAGCAACGATCGACATCGCTATCATCCCGATGCTTTGCGGTTCTTCTTTCAAAAACAAAGGTGTTCAGAAAATGTTGGACTCCGTTTGCCGCTATCTTCCTTCTCCTTTGGATATCGAAGCGGTAAAAGGTACCAACCCGGACACCGGTGAAGAAATTGAACGTAAACCAGATGTAAAAGAACCATTCTCTGCACTGGCGTTCAAAATTATGACAGATCCATTCGTGGGTCGCTTGGCGTTCTTCCGCTCTTACTCCGGTAAGTTAGATGCAGGTTCTTACGTTTTGAATACCCGTACCGGTAAAAACGAACGTATCAGCCGTATCATGCAGATGCACGCGAACAAGCAAAACCCGATCGATTTCATCGAAGCCGGTGATATCGGTGCGGCTGTTGGTTTTAAAGACATTAAAACCGGTGATACCCTTTGCGATGAGAAAAATCCAATTGTTCTCGAAACAATGACTTTCCCAGAGCCGGTTATCCACATCGCTATCGAGCCTAAAACTCAAGCTGACGTAGATAAAATGGGTATGGCTATCGCTAAATTGGTAGAAGAAGATCCTACCTTGAAAGCGAAAACAGATGAAGAAACAGGTCAGACTATCTTGAGTGGTATGGGTGAATTGCACTTGGAAATCATCGTTGACCGTATGCGTCGTGAGTTCAAGGTGGAAGTAAACCAAGGTGCTCCTCAAGTAGCTTATAAAGAAGCCTTTACAGCTACCATTTCCCACCGCGAAACATTCAAGAAACAAACAGGTGGTAAAGGTAAATTCGCCGATATCCAAGTGGAAATTGGTCCTGCTGATGCTGAATGGTTAGCTGCTAACGATGGTAAACATTTCCAATTCGTAAATGATATCTTCGGTGGTTCTATCCCTAGGGAATTTATCCCGGCCGTTCAGAAAGGTTTCGAATTATCCATGTCACAAGGTGTATTGGCTAACTTCCCTGTAGATAACCTGAAAGTTCGCTTGTTCGACGGTAGCTTCCACGCTGTGGATTCTGACGCCGTTTCCTTCGAGCTTTGTGCGAAACAAGCTTTCCGCGAAGCCGGTCGTAAAGCGAAACCAATCTTGTTGGAGCCGATCATGAAAGTTGAAGTACAAACTCCTGACCAATACATGGGTGATGTTACCGGTGACTTGAACCGTCGTCGCGGTATGTTGGAAGGTATGGAAATGAGGAACAACGTTCAAGTGATCAAGGCGAAAGTTCCATTGAGTGAAATGTTTGGTTACGTAACTCAATTGCGTTCTATCTCCTCTGGCCGTGCAACTTCTATCATGGAGTTCTCTCACTACAATCCTGCTCCGAATAACATCGCTGAAGAAGTGGTGGCTAAGGTGAAAGGTAAAGTGAACCAAGACTAATTCTTCTTAAAAGTTTGATAGATTTAAGTATAGGTCCCGGTAGCAATACCGGGGCTTTTTTTATGCCCGCACCATTCCCGGTACTGGCACTTTAGCCCCTGTTCCCCTGCTAAATACCCCTTTCTGCTGCCGCTAAATATCAAAACAGATAAAATATTCTATATTTCGTCTTGAATTTAAACCTTTTGTAAACTAGTGTTGTTATTCCAATAACAAGTTTAGCCCTGTTTATCCCCGTAAAAGCATACCTAACCCGTTTGTAAATCGCTTATTATTTATAACCAATCAATTATAATTACACCAAAATTGATATTTTATGAGAAAAGTCCATCTTTTAATCCTAGCATTCATTTTATTGATGGGTACCACGGTGCAGGCACAAACACAGAAAGGCAATGTTATGGTGGGCGCCAACATGGCCAATATTTTGGGCACATTTAGCAGTGATGCGAACTCTTTCCAGTTTAATTTAACGCCGAAGGCGGGTTGGTTTATAAAGGATAACCTGGCTTTGGGAGCAGAAGTTAATTTAGGTATTAAAACAACGAAATATGATAATACGGATACGAAGGTAACGGATCTTACTTACGGGATCGGGGCATTCGGTCGCTATTATATAACCGACGAGAGCATCGAGTTCAGCAAGAGGGCCCGTTTTTTCCTGGAGGCAAGCGCCGGGTTTAACGGCACAAACTCCAAGACAAAGGTAGCTGACGGCTCCAGCAGCAGTATAAATAATAATGGCTTAGGTTTAGGTTTCGGTCCGGGTTTGGCGTTCTTTATAACGCCGAACGTGGCGCTGGAGGCCTTGTTGAAATATGACATTACAGTGGGCTTCGGTAGCTCCACAACGGTACACAAACTTGGCTTAAACCTGGGTTTCCAGATCTATTTGCCGGGTAAAAATGCCCGCCAGATAATCCGCGAGGAAACGGGTAAATAGGGTTAACAAATCGAGCATTAATGTTCGTGTTTTTCATAGGGTTAATTATAGAAGGCCGGGTATCTCCCCGGCCTTTGTATTTTGCTCTTTATTTAGAATGAATGAAATGAACAAACTTATTGATAATGAATGAACTGAATGGAGGTTTTATAAATGCATATAATTATTTTCGTATCGGTTTATAACCAAACTGGGATTGCCGAAAACCAGGGGAATAGAGTAGGCGTTAACCGAATATGAAAACCTGAGTAACCATGGATTTATTAAACCAATTGTTATCAGCAGTATTAAATCTTCTTCAATCTTTGTTGGGAGGTTTGTAAGCCCAAGAGCCGGGTTAATCGGCAGGGAAAACTCTGTAGAGGTCATACCATACCGGTATGGCTTCTTTTTTTGCGGGTACCCGACGTTTTGTAAATTATTCACAAGTATGTGGATAAATTGCAGTGAGAATCTGTAACTTAGCAAGTTTCCGAAACTTTTTCGGGGTTGAAAATAGCCATAGGACTAAATTTTTTTTAGTTTTTTGGTAAAATTTTTTCCCTAAATAATTTGCTGATAATAAAAAGTTACATACCTTTGCCGTCCCAAATCGAATGGGGTCAATACAAAGTAGAAGTTCATTGCATATGTCTCAGAGAATAAGAATCAAGCTGAAGTCCTACGATCATAACTTAGTAGATAAGTCTGCTGAGAAAATCGTAAAAACCGTGCGAAACACGGGTGCCGTGGTAACTGGTCCAATTCCTTTACCAACAGAAAAGAAAATTTTCACGGTATTGCGTTCTCCGCACGTAAATAAGAAAGCGCGTGAGCAGTTCCAACTTTGCACGCATAAGCGTTTGTTGGATATTTACACATCTTCCAGCAGAACAGTAGATGCTTTAAGTAAGCTCGACCTGCCTTCTGGTGTAGAAGTTGAAATTAAAGCGTAATGGACATTCAGCAGGTGGGCAAAAGGCCCGCCTGAAGTATTTTCTAACGTAAGTAAATTCGGTCACGCCTTCTGGGTGGCCACCAATAAAGTTTTTTAAACGCCCATCCTGTGGATAGCTAGAACACCCCCAGGCGCTGGGTATAATTTATATAACAATGAAAGGAATTATTGGTAAAAAGATTGGTATGACCAGTATCTTCGAAGCCAATGGTAAGCAGACAGCTTGTACCATTATCGAGGCTGGTCCTTGCGTGGTAACACAGGTGAAAACAGTTTCATCTGATGGTTATAACGCCGTTCAATTAGCTTTTGGTGAAAAGAAAGAAAAAAACACCTCAAAAGCAGCTTTACATCACTTCGCGAAAGCACAAACCTCCCCTAAACGTTACGTTGTAGAATTCCGTAACCCTGACGTAGAAAAAGCCCTTGGCGATACCGTTACAGTAGATATCTTCTCCGAAGGAGAGGCTATTGACGTTGTGGGTACTTCCAAAGGTAAGGGTTTCCAAGGTGTTGTTAAACGCCATGGATTTAGCGGTGTTGGTGAGTCTACTCACGGTCAACACGATAGAAGCCGCGCTCCAGGTTCTGTAGGTGGTTCTTCTTATCCTTCCCGCGTATTTAAAGGTATGCGTATGGCTGGCCAAACTGGTAACGAAAGAGTAAAAGTTAAAGGTCTTAAAGTCTTGAAGGTATTCCCTGAAAAGAATTATATCCTGGTAAGTGGTTCCGTTCCGGGCCACAATGGTTCAATCGTTTTAATCCAGAAGTAATTATGACACTCGATATTTTAAATATAGAAGGTAAGAAAACCGGTAGAACTGTTGAGTTGCCCGAAGAAGTATTCGGACTAGAACCCAACGATCACGTACTCTACCTGGCTGTGAAACAATACTTGGCCGCTCAACGTCAAGGTTCTCATAAAGTGAAAACTAGGGCGGAAGTAAAAGGTGCTTCCCGCAAATTGCACAAACAAAAAGGTACCGGTGGTTCCCGTAAAGGTAACATCCGTAACCCGTTGTATAAAGGTGGTGGTACCATTTTCGGTCCTAAACCGCGCAATTACGCGTTCAAGTTGAACAAGAAAGTGAAAGATTTAGCTAAAATCTCCGCACTTTCCGTAAAAGCTAAAGAAAACAGCATCTTGATCATCGAGGATGTAAACTTTGATGCTCCGAAAACCAAGCAATTCTTGAATATCTTGAATAGCTTGAACATCAACGCAAACAGCAAAAAGACTTTGTTCATCCTTCCGGAAGTGAACGATAACGTTTACTTGTCTTTGCGCAACATCCCGACTGTGAACAGTTCCGTATTGCAGGACATCAACACTTATGATCTCCTCAATAGCAACTACTTGGTATTCACTGAAAGCGCGGTGAAGTTCTTAACTGAAACCGAAGAAGCTCCAGCTGAAGCATAAGCAGATGCATCGTTTTTTGGCTTATTAAACATTAAAAAACACGGCCCGAAGCCCCGGCTGAAGGCGAAAAAAGATAAACAATGAATCTTTCAGATGTTTTAATCAAACCGGTTGTTACTGAGAAGGTGAACAAGGCTACCGAAAAATTTAATCGCTACTACTTCATCGTTGATAAAAAAGCGAACAAAGTAGAAATCAAGAACGCGGTTAAACAATTCTACGGTGTTGAACCCGTGTCTGTGAATACTTCGGTAATGCCCGGTAAAACTAAAACCCGCTTCACTAAAGCTGGTTTTATCTCCGGTAGAAAACCTTCTTTCAAGAAGGCTATCGTTACCCTCGCTGAAGGCGACTCTATAGATCTGTATGCTAACATATAGTGCCCAATTGCCCTAACAAGCAAGATGGTTGTATATACAGATCGACTGAAATAAAAACAAAGACTTAAATTTTTTGAATCGTAAAAAATGGCACTGAAGAAATTTAAACCGATGACCGCCGGTACCCGCTGGAAAATCGGTAACGCTTATGCAGAAGTGACAACCGACAAGCCGGAAAAATCCCTCTTGGAATCCAAGAAGAAAACCGGTGGTAGAAACACGCAAGGTAGAAGATCTATGCGCTACATCGGTGGTGGTCACAAACAACAATATCGTATCATCGATTTCAAACGTAACAAGCACAATGTGCCTGCTGTCGTGAAATCTATCGAGTACGATCCGAACCGTACCGCTTTTATCTCCCTGTTGAACTACGCGGATGGTGAGAAACGTTATATCATCGCTCCGCAAGGTTTACAAGTTGGTGCTACCGTTGTAAGCGGTGAAGCCGTTGCCCCGGAAGTAGGTAACGCGCTGCCGTTGAAAAACATGCCGCTCGGTACCGTGGTTCACAACATCGAATTGCAACCCGGTAAAGGTGGCGCCATGGCTCGTAGCGCTGGTACTTACGCCCAATTGAACGCGAAGGAAGAAAAATACGCTGTATTGAAAATGCCTTCCGGTGAATTGCGCAAAGTATTGTCTACTTGTATGGCTACCGTAGGTACTGTTTCTAACTCAGATCACGGTCTTCAATCTATCGGTAAAGCAGGTGCTAACCGTTGGAGAGGTATCCGCCCGAGAAACCGTGGTGTTGCGATGAACCCAGTAGATCACCCGATGGGTGGTGGTGAAGGTAGGTCTTCAGGTGGTCACCCGAGATCTAGAACGGGTAAATATGCGAAAGGTCTGAAAACCAGGAAAACGCATAAGAGCTCGAATCAACTGATCATCAGTAGAAAAAACGGTAAGAAATTATAATATTAAATATCCCGGTTTCCGTGCCGTAACAAGCACGGAAACTGATAAAGGAATTCAATTATAGAAATATGGGTCGTTCCATTAAAAAAGGTCCTTATGTTGACCAGAAATTAGAAACTAAAGTGTTGAAAATGAATGAAGGCACTAAAAGAACCGTGATTAAAACATGGAGCCGTCGTTCTACCATCACTCCTGATTTTGTAGGCCATACATTTGCTGTACACAATGGTAACAAGTTCATCCCTGTTTATGTAACAGAGTTTATGGTAGGTCATAAATTAGGTGAATTTGCGCCAACACGTAACTTCAAAGGACACGTAAACAAGAAAATGTAATCGTGTAAGCGGCCAGGTGGCGTTGCGATGAAACCGCGAGGAAGAATAGTAGCCCGGCGCTTATACAATAACTGTAAACTACTTAGAAATTAACAACAATGGAAGCAGTTGCTAAGCTTAATAATAATCCAACATCTACCCGCAAAATGCGTTTGCTGGCAGACTTAATCCGCGGTCTGGATGTTGAGAAGGCTTTGAATATTTTGAAATTCCACCCAAAACACCCGAGTGTTCCCTTGGAAAAACTTTTGTTGTCCGCAGTTGCTAACTGGAAACAAAAGAATGAAGGTGAAAGGGCGGAAGATGCTAACTTGTACGTGAAGACGATTTTCGTAGATGGTGGCCGTATCCTGAAAAGAATGCGTCCTGCTCCACAAGGTAGGGGTTACCGTATCCGCAAGAGAAGTAACCACGTAACTCTCATCGTGGATAGCCGTGTTGGTCAATAATCACGGGAGTAGCAAAAAGTTGACAAAATAAATTCAATTTAACTTTTAGACAAATAAACCAGACACATGGGTCAGAAAACAAATCCTATTGGTAACAGGTTAGGTATCATCAGAGGATGGGACTCTAATTGGTATGGTAGTAAAAAAGATTATGCTACCAAACTGATCGAAGATAACAAAATCAGGACTTACCTGAATGCTCGTATCAATAAAGGTGGCATTTCAAGGGTAGTGATTGAGAGAACTTTAGGAAAACTGATCATCACTATTCATACTTCTAAACCTGGTATCATTATAGGTAAAGGTGGTAACGAGGTTGATCGCATCAAGGAAGAGTTGAAGAAATTGACTGGTAAGGAAGATGTGCAAATCAACATCCTCGAAATCCGCCGCCCTGAAATCGATGCGAATATCGTGGCTGAAACCATCGCCAAACAAATTGAAAGCCGTATCAACTACAAACGTGCTATCAAGATGGCTATCGCTACCGCGTTGAGAATGGGTGCCGAAGGTATCAAGGTGAAAGTTGGTGGCCGTTTAGGTGGTGCTGAAATTGCCCGTTCCGAAGAAATGAAACAAGGCCGCGTACCTTTGCATACTTTCCGTATGGATATCGATTACGCTTCTTTGTTCGCTTTGACGGTTTACGGTAAAATCGGTATCAAAGTTTGGATCTGTAAAGGTGAAGTACTGGGTAAACGTGACCTGAATCCAAATGCAATTTCCGGTAAAGATGGCGAAACTAGAGGTGGTGGACATCATCATCAAGGTGGCCGTGGCGATAGAAGAGGTGGTGATAGGAGAGGTGGCGACAACCGCGGTGGTGGTCGTAACAAGCAATCTTAAGGCGCAGCCCGTCGAAAACCAATAGGAATTAACATTTTGATGCTGCTTTGAGCATCCAAAAGATTTTAAAAACAACTTTTAATAACATAAACGATGTTACAGCCAAAGAGAACGAAACACAGGAAGATGCATAAAGGCCGCATCAAGGGAGATGCAAAGAGAGGTGCTACCATTTCTTTTGGATCTTTCGGCCTGAAGGCATTAGAACCTAAGTGGATCACTGACCGGCAGATCGAAGCTGCTAGGGTTGCTCTGACTAGGGCTATGAAGCGTGAAGGTAATGTGTGGATCCGTATATTCCCTGATAAACCAATTACCGCTAAACCGTTAGAGGTAAGGATGGGTAAAGGTAAAGGTGCTCCAGACCATTGGGCTGCCGTAGTTAAACCGGGAAGAATCCTGTTCGAAGCTGACGGTGTACCTTTGCAAGTCGCTAAAGACGCAATGGAACTCGCTGCACAAAAATTGCCGATCAAAGTGAAATTTATTGTGCGCCGCGACTACGAAGCTTAATCCTTCATAATCCGCAGAGTTTCAATAAATCAAATCAAACACAGAACAAAATCAAATACAAATGGCAACAGCTAAATTGGATCTGAAAAGCTTGAGTGACGAAGAATTAAAGGAGAAAATCTCCGATGATCAGTTACGCCTGAAGAAAGTAATTTTCAGCCATGCAATCACCCCCATCGAAAATCCGATGAGCATCCGCGCGATGAGAAGGGATATTGCCCGCTTGAAAACTGAATTGCGTAGAAGAGAGTTAGGCTTCTAAATCCATTTGACCAGCGCTACGGCGGTGGATCACTTTAAAATTAAGTTTAATTCACCCCTCCATGATGATGGAGACCAGGTGGTAAAATACTTTCACA includes the following:
- the rplW gene encoding 50S ribosomal protein L23; protein product: MNLSDVLIKPVVTEKVNKATEKFNRYYFIVDKKANKVEIKNAVKQFYGVEPVSVNTSVMPGKTKTRFTKAGFISGRKPSFKKAIVTLAEGDSIDLYANI
- a CDS encoding outer membrane beta-barrel protein, which produces MRKVHLLILAFILLMGTTVQAQTQKGNVMVGANMANILGTFSSDANSFQFNLTPKAGWFIKDNLALGAEVNLGIKTTKYDNTDTKVTDLTYGIGAFGRYYITDESIEFSKRARFFLEASAGFNGTNSKTKVADGSSSSINNNGLGLGFGPGLAFFITPNVALEALLKYDITVGFGSSTTVHKLGLNLGFQIYLPGKNARQIIREETGK
- the rpsS gene encoding 30S ribosomal protein S19; amino-acid sequence: MGRSIKKGPYVDQKLETKVLKMNEGTKRTVIKTWSRRSTITPDFVGHTFAVHNGNKFIPVYVTEFMVGHKLGEFAPTRNFKGHVNKKM
- the rplV gene encoding 50S ribosomal protein L22, whose product is MEAVAKLNNNPTSTRKMRLLADLIRGLDVEKALNILKFHPKHPSVPLEKLLLSAVANWKQKNEGERAEDANLYVKTIFVDGGRILKRMRPAPQGRGYRIRKRSNHVTLIVDSRVGQ
- the rpsJ gene encoding 30S ribosomal protein S10 codes for the protein MSQRIRIKLKSYDHNLVDKSAEKIVKTVRNTGAVVTGPIPLPTEKKIFTVLRSPHVNKKAREQFQLCTHKRLLDIYTSSSRTVDALSKLDLPSGVEVEIKA
- a CDS encoding T9SS type A sorting domain-containing protein; this translates as MKSKLLPSCICLLLNLLLLSKPTKAQFELQLVREVVASTGGTAIANGVLYEYTIGDFAILTLSSGNRMLSQGFHQPEIIPRPPLGIPIVTNFMIFPNPVKTTMKIQFDLAREATTTVIIMNAAGQIIFQDIRQYGTGKVLIPVPADQFASGIYTVILKVDGKVYTDKIVIQ
- the rplB gene encoding 50S ribosomal protein L2, with product MALKKFKPMTAGTRWKIGNAYAEVTTDKPEKSLLESKKKTGGRNTQGRRSMRYIGGGHKQQYRIIDFKRNKHNVPAVVKSIEYDPNRTAFISLLNYADGEKRYIIAPQGLQVGATVVSGEAVAPEVGNALPLKNMPLGTVVHNIELQPGKGGAMARSAGTYAQLNAKEEKYAVLKMPSGELRKVLSTCMATVGTVSNSDHGLQSIGKAGANRWRGIRPRNRGVAMNPVDHPMGGGEGRSSGGHPRSRTGKYAKGLKTRKTHKSSNQLIISRKNGKKL
- the rplD gene encoding 50S ribosomal protein L4, with the protein product MTLDILNIEGKKTGRTVELPEEVFGLEPNDHVLYLAVKQYLAAQRQGSHKVKTRAEVKGASRKLHKQKGTGGSRKGNIRNPLYKGGGTIFGPKPRNYAFKLNKKVKDLAKISALSVKAKENSILIIEDVNFDAPKTKQFLNILNSLNINANSKKTLFILPEVNDNVYLSLRNIPTVNSSVLQDINTYDLLNSNYLVFTESAVKFLTETEEAPAEA
- the porV gene encoding type IX secretion system outer membrane channel protein PorV, whose translation is MKYFYRSVCVLGMVCLPALSLVAQKSAPNSLQVGAPFLMINPDPRTSAVGSAMTGIAPNVNDLLGNSAKIAFAGDWGIGASYSPWLYELNNDNTQSAVAYLSGFKSFNGKEAIGASLRYMSHGTVTFRDDNGQQLSNYKPREFAIDATYARKLGDHYSLGVSLRYIRSDLGEGTYNGIQQKAASAVAGDVGFYYQNYADHIDFGNRYCWGISFSNIGSKLSYSDDDNKKTFLPMNLKIGGGYTFVHTTEHTFTIALDINKLLIPTPPQYELDDQGFPTDVIIKGKDPDRSVVESIFSSFGDAPGGFKEEIKELTFATGVEYAYREQLFIRAGYFYENELKGHRQHASLGAGFRLKPFEINMAYIMPTDGTMYQTRTFKLGLLVNMYAD
- the rplC gene encoding 50S ribosomal protein L3 yields the protein MKGIIGKKIGMTSIFEANGKQTACTIIEAGPCVVTQVKTVSSDGYNAVQLAFGEKKEKNTSKAALHHFAKAQTSPKRYVVEFRNPDVEKALGDTVTVDIFSEGEAIDVVGTSKGKGFQGVVKRHGFSGVGESTHGQHDRSRAPGSVGGSSYPSRVFKGMRMAGQTGNERVKVKGLKVLKVFPEKNYILVSGSVPGHNGSIVLIQK
- the fusA gene encoding elongation factor G, yielding MADLRFQRNIGIAAHIDAGKTTTTERILYYTGKTHKIGEVHEGAATMDWMAQEQERGITITSAATTCFWNFPTDQGQVTPDTKSFKFNIIDTPGHVDFTVEVERSLRVLDGLVALFCAVSGVEPQSETVWRQANRYRVPRIGFVNKMDRSGADFLNVVKQVKEMLGANPVPLVLPIGAEDSFKGVVDLITMKGIIWDEAGKGATYQEIEIPEDMKAEAEEWRGKLVEAVAEYDDTLMEKFFEDPNSISENEIHEAIRKATIDIAIIPMLCGSSFKNKGVQKMLDSVCRYLPSPLDIEAVKGTNPDTGEEIERKPDVKEPFSALAFKIMTDPFVGRLAFFRSYSGKLDAGSYVLNTRTGKNERISRIMQMHANKQNPIDFIEAGDIGAAVGFKDIKTGDTLCDEKNPIVLETMTFPEPVIHIAIEPKTQADVDKMGMAIAKLVEEDPTLKAKTDEETGQTILSGMGELHLEIIVDRMRREFKVEVNQGAPQVAYKEAFTATISHRETFKKQTGGKGKFADIQVEIGPADAEWLAANDGKHFQFVNDIFGGSIPREFIPAVQKGFELSMSQGVLANFPVDNLKVRLFDGSFHAVDSDAVSFELCAKQAFREAGRKAKPILLEPIMKVEVQTPDQYMGDVTGDLNRRRGMLEGMEMRNNVQVIKAKVPLSEMFGYVTQLRSISSGRATSIMEFSHYNPAPNNIAEEVVAKVKGKVNQD